A genomic stretch from Cervus canadensis isolate Bull #8, Minnesota chromosome 27, ASM1932006v1, whole genome shotgun sequence includes:
- the LOC122428762 gene encoding non-histone chromosomal protein HMG-14-like, with translation MPGTKVSSAEGAAKEGPKRRSARWSAKPAPAKVETKPKEAAGKDKSSDKKVQTKGKRGAKGKQAEVANHETKEDLPAENEETKNEESPASDEAEEKEAKSD, from the coding sequence ATGCCCGGGACGAAGGTCAGCTCCGCCGAGGGGGCGGCGAAGGAGGGGCCCAAGAGGAGATCGGCGAGGTGGTCAGCTAAACCGGCTCCTGCAAAAGTGGAAACGAAGCCAAAAGAGGCGGCGGGAAAGGACAAATCTTCAGACAAAAAAGTgcaaacaaaagggaaaagaggagcaaagggaAAACAGGCGGAAGTGGCCAACCACGAGACTAAAGAAGACTTGcctgcagaaaatgaagagactaAAAACGAGGAGAGCCCAGCCTCTGatgaagcagaagagaaagaagccaagtcTGATTAA